A stretch of DNA from Methanofollis sp.:
AATGGCTTAATGGCCTTTTCGACATCTTTCTCATCGATGGTGCGGGAGAAATCCCCCTCTGAAGCACATTCCAGTATTTCGATAATTTCCTTGATATCGGACATTGCGATTCCTTCTGGTCTTTTTACGCCCCGTTTGTGTGCGATACGCTGAAAATGATAGGGTGCGATCTCTGGACCCGACAATCAGCCGGTGTGCGCATCAGTTCGGGGTGTCAGGTACGTACTTGCGTGTACTTATATATATTATTTTTTAATTTTGAATATTGGCAATTGTTTAATTTCTTTACTTATCCTCAAAAAATATATCTTATTTTGAATTATGTTCCACTTATGGTTACCATCTCCCGCCGCAGTCTGCCTCAGACCGCGGCGGTAAGGTTCCCGAGGACCTTGGTCATGTCGATCCAGATCACCAGGCCCTTGGCCCCGGCGTCGTCGCCCCCGTCTTCACCGATCTTGATGATCCCCTTCACAAATGCCTCGTGACAGAGCGTTGCGTCCATCGTCTCCACGTCGTCCTCGGAGACCTGCATCACCGAATGGACGTCGTCAACGATGATCCCGAGGTTGGATCCTCCCGCGACCTCGGGGACGAGGACGATGATCTTCCTGTTCATCACCTCTCCCCTGTCGGGGAGCTGGAGGAGGGTGTTGAGGTTGATGATGTTCGTGATCTCGCCCCTCAGGTTGATGATCCCGGCAATATAGGGGGGTGCGAGGGGTACCGGGGTGATCGGGATCATCTCCACGATCTCCCGTGCCATGAGGATGTCGAGGGCGTACCTGGTGCCGCCGATCTCGAACTCCACGACGTCGATGGTCTTTACCACGGTCTATCCCCACCTTCAGACTTTGAATCTGTCCATCTGCTTTTCGAGATCGGCCGCCAGTTCGTGGAGTTCGTGAGTGGCGCTGTTGATCTCCTGGGTCGAGGCGCTCGTCTCCTCTGCCAGGGCGGCCAGATCCTCGATCTGTTCGAGGCTCGATCTCGTCAGGCTGTTGCCGTCC
This window harbors:
- a CDS encoding chemotaxis protein CheW gives rise to the protein MVKTIDVVEFEIGGTRYALDILMAREIVEMIPITPVPLAPPYIAGIINLRGEITNIINLNTLLQLPDRGEVMNRKIIVLVPEVAGGSNLGIIVDDVHSVMQVSEDDVETMDATLCHEAFVKGIIKIGEDGGDDAGAKGLVIWIDMTKVLGNLTAAV